The proteins below come from a single Papaver somniferum cultivar HN1 chromosome 11, ASM357369v1, whole genome shotgun sequence genomic window:
- the LOC113321227 gene encoding U-box domain-containing protein 13-like — protein sequence MEEDKGILAQKLIDVVNEISSITDYRCAIKKQYCNLSRRLKLLIPMFEELKETKEDVPKEVIKSLISLQRALESAKELLKFGSEGSKIYLVLERDLIMNKFQEVTAQLEQALTGISYDELDISDEVREQVELVISQFKRAKVRLDTPDAEVYEDLLAVYKQSNDGVTDPDVLRRLAERLQLMGISDLTHESLALHEMVVASRGDPEESVEKMSMLLKRIKDFIQTDNPEIDIPAIENSHLSGLSEQVSGNDDSPKSITIPDDFRCPISLELMKDPVIVSTGQTYERQCIEKWIDAGHGTCPKTQQTLSSTALTPNYVLRSLIAQWCEANGIEAPKRPGNPRPSKTVSLCSPAERAMIDSLIRKLGSSILEDQRSAAGELRLLAKRNVDNRVCIAEAGAIPLLISLLSTFDPRTQEHAVTALLNLSIYEENKGSIVTSGALPGIVHVLKRGSSMEARENAAATLFSLSVVDDNKVTIGGSGAIPALVILLSEGSQRGKKDAATALFNLCIYQGNKGRAVRAGLVPTLMKLLTEPEGVMVDEALAILAILSSHSEGKAAIGAAEAVPVLVDVIRNGSPRNKENAAAVLVHLSSGDQQKYLAETQELGIMEPLLDLVQNGTDRGKRKAGQLLERMNRFIEHQKQQLQAQKQSEPPEPQPPSSTSHDDS from the exons ATGGAAGAGGATAAGGGAATACTAGCACAGAAATTAATAGATGTAGTAAATGAGATATCATCAATAACAGATTATAGATGTGCTATCAAGAAACAGTATTGCAATCTATCAAGAAGATTAAAGTTATTAATTCCAATgtttgaagagttgaaagaaactaAAGAAGATGTTCCTAAGGAGGTTATTAAATCATTAATCTCTTTACAACGAGCTTTAGAATCAGCAAAGGAGTTGCTTAAATTTGGAAGCGAAGGAAGTAAGATTTACTTG GTGCTAGAGAGGGATCTAATAATGAACAAATTCCAGGAAGTAACAGCACAACTGGAACAAGCTTTGACTGGAATATCATATGATGAATTAGACATTTCAGACGAAGTTAGGGAGCAG GTTGAGCTTGTCATTTCTCAGTTTAAAAGGGCTAAAGTACGGCTTGATACTCCAGATGCTGAGGTGTACGAGGATTTGTTAGCTGTTTACAAGCAGAGCAATGATGGAGTTACTGATCCAGATGTTTTAAGGAGATTAGCTGAAAGGTTACAGTTGATGGGCATATCTGACCTCACACACGAGTCCCTCGCTTTACATGAAATGGTTGTTGCCAGTCGTGGAGATCCTGAGGAGAGTGTAGAAAAAATGTCGATGCTACTGAAAAGAATTAAGGATTTTATTCAAACTGATAATCCTGAAATAGATATCCCAGCAATTGAAAATTCTCATCTATCAGGCCTCAGCGAACAGGTCTCTGGTAATGATGATAGTCCCAAATCTATAACTATACCTGATGATTTTCGCTGTCCAATATCCTTGGAGTTAATGAAAGATCCAGTTATCGTATCCACAGGACAG ACCTATGAACGACAATGTATAGAGAAATGGATTGACGCAGGGCATGGAACATGTCCAAAGACACAACAGACCCTGTCAAGCACAGCTCTCACACCAAACTATGTTTTACGTAGTCTCATTGCACAGTGGTGTGAGGCCAATGGTATTGAAGCACCCAAACGACCAGGAAACCCACGGCCTAGTAAGACCGTCTCCCTATGCTCCCCTGCGGAACGCGCAATGATTGATAGCCTCATTCGCAAACTAGGCTCTAGCATCCTTGAAGACCAACGATCTGCCGCAGGTGAGCTACGTCTTCTCGCTAAGCGAAATGTGGACAATCGTGTCTGCATCGCCGAGGCTGGTGCCATCCCTCTCCTCATAAGTCTCCTTTCCACATTTGACCCTCGCACACAAGAACATGCTGTTACGGCACTCCTTAATCTTTCCATCTATGAGGAGAACAAAGGGAGCATTGTAACATCCGGGGCTCTTCCTGGTATAGTTCATGTTCTTAAAAGGGGCAGCAGCATGGAGGCACGTGAAAATGCAGCTGCCACACTTTTCAGCTTGTCTGTGGTGGATGATAATAAGGTAACAATAGGTGGATCTGGGGCAATTCCAGCACTTGTCATATTACTAAGTGAAGGTAGCCAGCGAGGGAAGAAGGATGCTGCAACTGCActcttcaatctttgcatttacCAAGGAAACAAAGGAAGAGCAGTTAGAGCAGGATTAGTTCCTACATTGATGAAATTGTTGACAGAACCAGAGGGAGTTATGGTGGATGAGGCATTAGCCATACTTGCAATACTATCAAGCCACTCCGAGGGGAAAGCAGCAATTGGAGCTGCCGAAGCTGTTCCAGTTTTGGTAGATGTTATTAGGAATGGGTCCCCTAGAAATAAAGAGAACGCTGCTGCAGTGCTTGTCCATTTGTCCTCCGGGGACCAGCAAAAGTACCTAGCAGAAACGCAGGAGCTGGGGATTATGGAGCCCTTGTTGGACCTTGTGCAAAATGGAACCGATAGAGGGAAACGAAAAGCTGGGCAGCTTCTTGAACGCATGAACAGGTTTATTGAACATCAGAAACAACAGCTGCAGGCTCAAAAGCAATCTGAACCCCCCGAACCGcaaccaccatcatcaacaagcCACGATGatagttga